TTTACATACGGTGGTATCTCTTTTAGGAGCTGATAAAGGACTAGGACTCACTCTTACAGACACTGCACTACAACCCTGCCCTTTCATTTCTGACATGAAATACACAAATAAAATTAATATTGAAAATATGTATCTCCTTAGAAGCACGTCATGACTATGTTACTACAAATATAACAAAGTTTAAATCAATTTATATATATATTAAAATGAAAGGTTACTCCCGATTAAGAGTTTACAACAAATAATCAATCATATTTTTGAAATTTTTAAATAATTGTGCTTTATATTTATTTCTCGAAATAAATTAACAAATGCAGCCTAAATATAGAGAATTTTTATTTTTTAATATTACCTCTTTGCTGTATATATTGATAGCTATTCCTTATCTTAAGTATTTAGATTTTGAAATAAGTTGTTTTCCTTTTGCTTATTTATTAATTCTTAATTTTTCTCATTTTTTTGCAATCGGATATTTAGCTCTTATCTTATATAAGATTTTAAGTCTAGTATCAAGTGGCTATAAATACAAAATAATTCTTGCTGCACTAATTTCTTCAATTATAGCTTGGATTTTATATTTAGACACCATTGTTTATAATCTATACCGAATGCATATAAATATTTTTACCCTTGAACTATTGTTAGCTAAGGGTGGACTAAATATATATTATTTGCATAAAAGCCAGTATGCCATTTTAATTGCAATTTTTATTTTAATGTTTAGTAGCTTATTTTTCCTAGCTAAAAAGATTTTTACTTATGACATGAATTATTGCCCTGTTCCAAAGTGGCTTATGGTTGCATTGGTAGCAATGGCAATGTTAACATCGCATTTTATTCATGGATACTCGTTTGTCTATAATAAGACTGATAATCTAAGGATTTCCAGTCTATACCCTTTATATTTTCCTACACAGAATGATGAATTCTTTTCAAAATTTAGATTTTCTAAATTTGATAGTTTGGTTCATAAAAAGCCTCATATAACCAAAGTAAATGAGGCAAACTTTGTTTATCCTCGAGAGCAAATTGTAGCAGAAAAAAGCGAAAACAAAAATATTATACTAATATTGATTGATTCATGGCGATACTTAGCCTTCGACTCTATAACAATGCCAAACATTTTCAAATTTTCAGAAAAATGTCAGGTTTTTGAAAATCATTTTAGTGGCAGTAATGCAACTAGGAGCGGATTATTTTCTTTGTTTTATGGTATTCCCGGCATTTATTGGGAATCAGCATTAAACAATAACACTCGACCCGTTTTCATAAACTTGTTAGAAGAAAAGAATTACCTAATTTCGACTTTCAGTTCTGCTTCATTAATGAACCCACCATTTCATAGAACTATCTTCTGGAATGTAAATAATATAGATTTAACTGCTTTATCTGATGCCCCTCATTACAATGATAACGTCATTACCCAGAATTATATTAAACATTTAACCCAAAATAAAAAAGCTTCGAAGATTCCAAGATTTGACTTTATTTTTTACGATGCCATGCACTCAATTTCTCATCCAAGCGATTTCAAGGGACCTTTTCAACCTGAATGGGAATATGCAAAATATGAATTTCTAACTAATAATACTAATCCTGATAAGTTTTATAACCTTTACAAAAATTCTGCTTATTATGTGGATTCTCTTGTTGGTATGATACTAAAAGTTTTAGAAAAAACGAACGAATTAGAAAATTCTATAATCATTTTAACTGGAGATCATGGACAAGAATTTAATGATAATAAAAAAAATTATTGGGGACACAATGGAAATTACTCTAGAGCGCAGTTGCATGTTCCACTATTAATTTACGACAAGAATTTAACTCCTAAAAAGTACTCCCACTGGACCTTCCACTATGATGTTTTCCCAAGTATACTAATAGATTACTTTAATGTAAAGAACAATTTGAGTAGTTTCAGTTATGGAGCATATTTATATAGGAAGTCCCAAAGAAAACAAATATTGGTAGGCAGTTCTGATGATTTTGCAATTATAAGTCAAGATGACATACTAAAAATTTATTATTCAGGAATGTATGAATTTACTGATATGAAATTAAATAGAAAATTAGACAAAATTGAATTTGAAAGTGTTGTGAAAGTTTTAGATTCAGCTCAGAAATTTTACATCCGTTACTAGGTTGATGTAGTTTACGACTTTTGCTTAGAATAAAAAAGCAGCCTATTTCTAGACTGCCTTCAACCAAAAATTAATTATGAAAAAAATCTACTAGTTTTGAGCTACAACTAATTTGTAACCCTCACCGTGGATATTTTGAATTTCGATATTGCTATCTTTACTTAAGTACTTTCTTATTTTGGTGATATACACATCCATACTTCTTCCAGTGAAATAGTTATCAGAACCCCAGACCGCCTTTAATGCTATTTCTCTGGTCAATACCCCATTTTGCTGAATGCAAAGCTGCTCTAAAAGTCCAGCTTCTTTGGTTGTTAGCTTTTGAGCCACTCCTTCGAAAGTCAAGGTTCTACTATTCAAATTGAAAGTATATTTACCGATAACGAACTCGGTCTTACCTTCTAGGTTGACACCTTTTTGAGAACGTCTAAAGATAGCTTCTATGCGAGCTACCAACTCATCAATTTCAAACGGTTTAGTCATATAGTCATCTGCTCCTACTTTGAAGCCCAAAATTTTATCTTCTTTCAAGCCTTTGGCTGTCAGGAAAATAATAGGAATCATTGGATCTACTTTTCTGACTTCACGTGCCAGAGATATACCATCTCTCTTGGGCATCATAATATCTAATAGAAGCATGTCATACTTTCCTTTTTCGAAATTATTCCATGCCTCTTCTCCATTGCGATATAGAGTCACTGTATAATCATTGATTTCAAGACTATCATAAATCATGTTTCCAAGATTTACATCATCTTCTACAAGCATTAAATGTTTTTTAGTAGCCATATTTTTGAATTTTAAAATGAATTTAATTTATTATATAGTTAAATTAACGATATATCTTTGATTTTAGTTTCTCAATTAAAAAAAACATTTAGTTAACTATTGTTAATTACGTGTAAGCGCTTGATTATGTAATTTTTATTTTCCATATATTTTTGTATAAACCCTAATTCAGCATTAGAAAATACAAATTCTTAATCACCAAATTACGGGACTGGTTGGGATAAACCCAATTAATTCATATAGTTTTCCACGTTGTGGCTTCTAATTATAACTTTGATTCATTTTGCATTTCACAAAAGGAGGTTATAAAACTCTAGAAGAATAAATGTTATGCTATAAGCTAAATTCTCTCGACTAGACAAAATAAAAGGGCTTCAAATAGAAGTAAGCAATGCCTCCCCCCTTTTTCTCCATGAATCTAAATGATTTTTTTATATTTGTTGAGTTATAAACAGCAATTAAAACCAGACATTCTCATTCTATGCTATTTCTAGGCCTCAAAAGAAACGTGACGTTTCTAGTATGTATTTCAGTACTTGGTATTCAACACCTCTCCGCTCAAAGAATCAAAGATTATATTTCTGCAGATACCGCTATTTTTCGTGGGATTGTTCTACATGACAAAGAACAATATCAGAAAGCTATCGAATCATACAAACTAGTATCATCTAATGACCCTAGTTATCCTCTCGCTTTATATGAGATTGCCTTGAGTTTTTATGAATCTAAGAATTATGATTCTGCCTATGCCTATGCTACAGAATGTATAACATATCCAGAATCTAATTTTTATGAAAGTGCGGTTATATTGCGTGGTAACTCATTAAAAGAACTAGAAAGATTTCCAGAAGCACTGCAAAATTATGACGCAGCCTTGTCGAAATTTCCTAAAAATGTAAGTCTGCTTCATAACAAAGCGATGGTTTACAAAAAATCGAAAGAGTTTCAAAAAGCCCTTGATTTATTCAAAGAAGTCAATGTAGAATATTCTGGGTATATCAAAAATCAGCTCGCTATTGCTCAATTAGCAGAAGAAGAAGGATTTCTCACTCAAGCCTTCTTAGCATATAGCCATGCTTTGTTATACTCCATTGGTACCAAGCATCATCTATCCATCTTAGCGGAAATGAACAAGCTAGCTGCAAAAAAACTAGAGGAGAATCCGAAAGATATCATCTTTAGCGCAGAAGGAGATCAGTTTGGTGATATAGAAAATTTATTGAAAACACAGGCTGCTCTTCAAAAAAAATACAAAATTAATACCGAGATTGACCTACCTATTGTACGACAGTTACATCTACTTTTTGCTCAATTAGAAAACTATGAACCTGGTAATGGCTATTTTGACAAATACTATGTGCCTTTTTATAAAGACATCGCTAAAGATGGAAAATTTAACCAATTTATTGACATTCTATTTTTGCCTATAAACGATCCTCAGATACAACGATTGATAGGAGGTAGAAGCAAAGAGGTTATCAAATTCGCAGAAGAATTAGGAATAAAGCTTGCCAATACTGTAAATAGAAGAGACCTTACTATTATGGACAAAAAACTTAATCTCGCATGTCATTTTAATAAGGGTATAAAAAGCTGTGGAAACTATAACGAAGATAATAAGAAAGACGGCGTCTGGTATGTTTTTCATACCAATGGTAATCTTAATAGATATGGAGAGCTAGTAAATGACAAAGCTACCAATCTTTGGGAATACTATTATACGGATGGTAAAAAAAGTGCAGAATATATGTACAAGGATGATAATATGAATGGAGTTTATAAGAGATTCTATCGCAATGGGAAAATAAGTGAAGAGGGAAGTTATCTAGAAGATAGTCTCGATGGTGAATTTAAGTCCTACTATATGAATGGTAATTTAAAATCTAAAGGAAACTATATCAATAATAAATACGACTCAGAATGGAGAACATACTACGTAAACGGAAATCCAAAAGGAATTTTTAATTATAAAGAAGATCTTTTTGATGGTGAGTACACAACCTTTGCTGTCGATGGTAAGACTGTTTTATCTAAACTCAATTATAAAAATGGGAAATTAGACGGCAAACAAGAAACCTATCACCTCAATGGCAATAAGGAGAATGAAGGTGAATTTAATCTAGGAAAACGAATAGGAGAACATAAAGAGTATTTTACCAATGGGGTACTGAAAGAAGAAACCAAGTATGAAGATGACGAACTCATAGACCAAAAAGACTACTATGTCAGTGGAGCACTTTATACGAAATATGGCTACAAAAAAGGTGAGCTGGAATCTATGGATATGTACGACTATGACGGGAATCATACAACTACCTACAAGTTTAAAAATGACTATCTCAAGCAAATGATAACCTATAACAAAAATGGTGAAGAACTGGAGAAAGAGTCTATTGGTAAAAATGATGAGTTTGCTGGAAAGTGGTTTTATACAAATAATCGATCTATGCAAGGAAATTATAAAAAAGGGAAAAGACACGGGCGCTGGGTTTTTTATAATATAAATGGAACTAAAGATAGCGAGTCAAACTATGAACTAGGTGTAAAGAATGGTCTTCAGCGTGAATATAATTACCTAGGGATACTCTCTTCAGAATTTCGAATGGAAGATAATAAAAATCATGGCTATTACAGAACCTATTATCCATCTGGAGAACTGAAATCAGAAAGCTGGTATATCGAAGGGAAATTAAACGGTCCTCGATACGAATACTATATAGATGGAACCACTATGAATGAGTCCTACTATGTCGATGGAGATCTGGAAGGCAAATACATAGAATACGATCCAGATGGGAAGGTCCTGGCTCACTACAATTACAAAAATGATGAATTTATCTCCTATACGAATTTTGATAGAGATGGAAAAGAACTCAATAGTGTAGTCATTTCCGAAAACAAAACAGAAATGAAACCATGCTCTAAATTAAGTTTCACAAGTTATAAAAGAGATAAAATCTATGGTCTGAATGAAGGCGAGACCTATAGCGAACCCGCTCCAGGTATATTTGACTTTAAGGGAAATTATTTAGCTGGTGAGTTGCACGGTGTTTTTACTCACTACTACAGCAATGGAAATAAAAATGTATCGGCGAATTATCTCCTAGATAATAAAGATGGATCTGATACATTCTTTTATCATAATGGCAATATTTTTTCTATAGAAAACAATATTCTAGGAGTCAACTATGGTAAATATAACCGCTTTTATTATACTGGTCAGCTATGGCTCGAGAGAAATTATATCAATGACAACAGGGATGGTTTTGAAAATGTATACGGCATCAATGGGGAACTCGTTCTTCAGAAAATATATAAACTGGGTTACTTCTACGGCATTGTTCGTAACAATGCCAATGGCGAACTAGCCGATACCTTAAAGGCTCGCAACGAAACCCTCGAATACGAAGCCAATTATAAGAATGGAAAAACCGCAGTCAAAGAATCTATCAAACTGGACAACCTATTAAGTTCAGAGTTTTTTGATGAAAATGGACAGCTCTTATATATATATCAAGGTGAGGAAAATGGCAACGATCTAAAAAAAGAGTACTACTACACCAATGGAAAACTCATGAATGCTACCAAATTTGATAAAGGTCAACAAACAGAAAAACTATTTTATAGAGCTGATGGATCATTAGAAATGAAGGAAGAATTAAAATTTGATCAGGTTCATGGCAGAACTATAGTCAAGGATGAGCAAGGAGCTACTAAACTGAATTTAATTTACAGAAATAATATAGCATATGAACTGGGCGAATAAAATTATTCTATTCTTTCTCTGCATAGCCACGAGCATCCATGCTCAAGTAGAGGACTATGTCAAAAAATTAGAAGCCAAGTATCCAAAGGAGAATTTTATCACTACCTTAGAATCTAAGAAATTCAAAATTGAATTAAAAAACAATAGTCCCAAGGTCTATCTTGAGAGCTACTCTGAAACTATCCTAATGAATGACTTTCTCAGAGGAGCTGATGAAGGCAGTGTAGGTTATTCAAAATTTCGAAAACTGACGGACGTAGAAGCCTGGACCATGACCCCAGTAAAAGATGAGTATAAGAAAGTAAAAGTAGCTAAATATGAAACAAAGAAAGAGCTGGACAATGCTATATTTCATGATGATCACGAAGAGAAAGTTTTTAACTATACCGAATTAAAAAGAGGAGCGAAACGCTGTCTTAAATCTTCTTATGAATTCGAACTACCTCAAATGTTTGACTATGTCATACTGATGAATCAATCCTCTATAGAACAATATGATGTAGAAGTAGAAGTAGATAACGCTATCACTCTGAATTTTAAGGAATACTATCTTGAAAACAAAAAATTTGATTTCGAAAAAAAGGTAGAAAAAAATAAAACTATCTACAAATGGCGATTCAAAGATCTACCAAAGTACAAAGCAGAGAGTGGGTCCTGTGATTTTCTATATTTCGCTCCGCATATACGATTTCTCATATCTCATTATATTGGTAAAAACGATGATACCATAAAAGTCCTGCAGACACCTCTTGATTTATATAAGTTCAATTATCAATTCATAGCTAATCTTAAAGAATGCAGTAACCCGAGTTATAAAAAAACGATAGACTCGCTCATAGCTGGGGTCTCTGATGATGAAATCAAAGCGAAGAAAATTTATCAATGGGTACAAAAAAACATCAAATATATAGCCTTTGAAAGTGGATTTCAGGGCTATATCCCGAGAGAGGCAGACGATATTTTTACCAAGAAATTTGGAGACTGTAAAGACATGGCGAATATTATACATAAATCATTCAAATATGCCAAGCTGGACAGTGTCTATCTCACCTGGATAGGTTCGGACAAGCTTCCATATCGAATAGAAGAATTTCCAATTCCTGGAGTATTTAACCACATGATAGCTGTATGGAAACATAAAGGAAAAAACTACATTTTAGATGCTACCAATTCCTACACAAAATGGGGATTGCCCTCGAGTTTTATCCAGACAAAGCAAGCTTTTATAGGACTAAGCCCTACAGCATATGAAATCTATAATATAGACCCCGTTTCGGATGAAGTCAATCAGAAGATAATTACTGTAAGAGCTAAAATATCAGGAGATACATTGAAAGGCAGTGGCAGTGTAAAACTCACAGGGTATCTGAAAGATTATTTTATAGGACGGACAGATCACCTCAAAGGTAATGATCGATTTCAATATCTCAAAAATTTCGTTCAGTTAGGTAATAATAAATTTATTCTGCAAAATCAAAAAGAATTTAATATTGATGAGATTGATAGCCCATATCTGGTGACTTTTGACTTTGCCATACTCAATTATGTTTCGAAAATTAAGGATGAAATTTTTATAAACCCATATCTAGAAAAATATGGCTCCACAGATGACCTTAACGATAAGAGAATCTCCGATATTAAGGCGGATTTTCATTCTAAGCAGTCTATCGATATAGAAATAGACATGCCCGAAGGCTATCAAGTCAAGTATCAACCGAAAAATGAATTTATAGAATACGACGAATTGTTTTTCACTTCAGAACTTCATGTGAAGGAAGATAAAATAAAATTGTATTATGAGTTCGTTCACGATTTCATCATTCTACCGAAATCAAAATATAAAATACTCAAAGATTACCAAAACAAAGTCTTAGACCTATTATCTGAAACCATTTCCTTTAAAAAAATAAATTAATATGACCTCTTCTCATCTGAAAACAGGGCTTTTGTTGACTTTTGTGATCTGTTCTATCATCACACAAGCTCAAAGATTTTCTTACTATAACTACAACTGGAAGGATACAGTTGAAAAATTTGAATTAAGCGAACAAGAATCCAAAAAACCAGTAGTGGTGGTTAAGGAAAAGCGTGTGACTGAGTTAGTGGTTGATAAAGCTGGAGTAATCACCTTCGAACTTAAACACACTATAAAAAAGGTCAATACAGATCATGGTATTGAAAAGAGCAATAAAGTTTATATATATGAAAGTAAGCGCAATGAGATTATTAGCAATAAACTTCGAGTGATAAATCCAAATGGAAACATCATAGAACTGACTCAGGAGGATATCCAAGAAGCTGTAGATGAAACTACGAAATCAAAATATAAATACTATGCCGTGAAAGGTCTAGAAATAGGGAGTATCATAGAGGAACTCGTCGTTACGAAATCGACAGCTAGTATGAATGGAAAAATACTACCTATTCAGACGAGTGACTATAAGAAAAATGTAGAAGTAGAAATCATTTATCCATCATTTTTAAAGTTTGAAGTCAAAACTTACAATGGATTAGCGAAAGCCATCATAGATGATACGACCTTTGAGAAAAAAATCGTTCACAGAATAGTAGCAAATTCGATCGACGAATTAGAAGATGAAAAATATAGCAACTATAAAGCTAACTTACAATACCTAGCCTATAAACTCATAGCTAATAAAGCTGCGAATAGTCATAATCTCAATAGCTTTAATTCCATAGCGGAAAATGTCTATGCCTTATACAACAAAGAATTAGATAGAAAGTCAGAAAAAGCGCTACAGGAATATATCGCTAAGTTTAATTTTCCTGAAAATGCTACCTTGGAAGATTCTATCAAAACTATCGAACATGCTATAAAACTAGATATCGTCTACATGGAGGATATGCCTACCGCCAATGAAAATTTAGCTCAGGTCATACAGTCTAAAAAAGCCACCGAGCAGGACCTTACCATCTTATATACCAATATATTTAAAGTATATGGCATCAAAGCAAATCCAGTCATCACCAATAATAGATTTAACTATCCATTTGATCACAAATTTGAAAATGTCAATCAACTCGAAGCACTTTTATTCTATTTTCCAGATAGTAAAAAATTTATTTGTCCTGCTTCACAATCCTCGCGCTATCCCAATTTTCCTTATGCATACGGATCGAACTATGGTTTGCTTATCAAAACCCAAGACATAGGCGGTACGGAGCTCGTAGTCAAGGAAATGAAAAAAATAGAAATCCCATCGAATTATGGCAAAGACTCATTAGATATAACCTATGACTTTACAGAATCTATGAGTCAACCTAAAACGAAAATAGTATCCACACTCTATGGACATGATGCCGAAAGTTTTCAGTTTGCATTTAGTTTCGCAGATGATAAGCAGAAAAAGGAAATGCTAGAGTCTTATATAAAAAATTATTGTGGAGAGACCGATCTCGAGTATGTGCATGAAAATGGAGGTAAAGAAAACTTAGGACAAAAACCCTTTATCGTTTCTACCGAATTTACAAGTAATAAACTCTTAGAAAAAAATGGAGAAAACATTATTTTAAAATTAGGCGAATCCATAGGTCCACAGTCAGAGCTTTATCAGGAAAAAGAAAGAGTATTGCCTATAGAAATGCCTTTCCCGCATACCTATAAGAGGCATTTCAAAGTCATCATACCAGCAGAATATGAGTTTAATAATCTAGAAGCGCTTCAAATGAACCATGAGCTCAAAGAAGGAGATAAGGTTTCCTCAGCATTCTATTCTAGCTATAAGCTCGAAGGAAATGTTCTCTATATCGATGTCATAGAGTTTTATTCTAAAACAAACTATCCCAAATCGGACTATCCTGCTTTTAAAAATGTAATTAACGCCGCAGCCGATTTCAATAAGATTAAGATTATACTAACTAAAAAGGGTTAGTTCTAGACTAATCGACACCAGCACTGGAGTTACTATCTTTGAGTGGATAAAAAAATTACGCCCCATTTTGCTAACTTTACATATTGGAAAATAAAAAAACAGGTACAGCATAGAGTTTAAATTAAAGGCTTTAGAATTGTTGAATCTACGTGGTGATTTATTATCCGTTGCTCAAGAATTAAACATTAGTCATGAAACGCTTAAAAACTGGAAAAAAGGCAAATATATAGGCAATCAAGCTAGTGGTTCATCGATTAAAATAAAGTCAAAGGAAGAGGAGGAAATCCTTCGTTTACGAAAGGAGTTATACGAAACAAAATTAGAGCACGATATCTTAAAAAAGGCGGTAGGCATCTTCTCCAAGAGCGACAGGTAAGATTTAGATTTATTAAAGATCATACAAAAGAATTCCCTATTGAGACACCAACATTTAAACAACTTAACAATTTTAGAGTACAACCAATTAGTTATTAACAATTTAAAAAATGCAGCCTAAGAGAGATAATTTTTATGTCTACTTTTTATAAGCAATTCCAAAAGAAATAACGTATTCTTTTTTCTACAGCGGATCGCAAGAAGGGGCTACATAGGAACCGATGTTGTGTGCTGTGCTTTTATCTATTTGTCTGTCCAATATGCAAAAGATTGAGGAGGTAATAGATTAAAGTCTTCTCTTAAACATTTTGGCGTTCGGTATTTTCTTGGTTTTTTAACTTCAATTGCAAATCCCATTTCTTTGTCGGCAAAATATTGATAATAAAAATCTTCACTTATGCCTGAATGTTCTTGTGTCATTTCCCAAAGTGTGTCAAGGTCGTGATTATGGATGTGCTCAATTTGAAATTCTCCAATTACTTGTTGAACTGGTGAAGAAGCGTAAACAATAACCGATTTAACTCTGGGGTCCTTAAAAATTGATTTTCGGAACTCAAATTTTTTTGTTCCGTCAAATATTTTAAAAGCGAACTCTGGCTTTATTGATAATACTACTTTCATTTTCCTATTGAATATTGTGCAATTTTACGAAAATTTTCTCTTGATATTTCTTGAAATCCTCTTGGAACGCTATTAACGTCTGCAATAATTCCATTTTCTATTAACCATTGTAAGTTTGGTCGCTTTCTAAATGTATATGAATAAATAAACTTAACTACAAATGGTTTTAAACTTGGGTAAAGTGTCCAATGCCCTTTTAGTTCTTCATCTGTAAATACACTACGTTTTTTACATAATGTAATAAATGTCTCTAAATTGGGGATATTAGTTGTTACACTTTCCACAATTCCTACTGTTGTTACAACACCTTTATATAATCCGCCGGTCATATAGAAAACAATGATGTCGCCCGAATTTAACTCCTTAAAATGTGAACGGGAAATATACACTTTGCTTAAAGCATTTCTATGAGGTTTGTTTTCTACAAAATCTATCGGTGATTCATTTCGCAAAATTGAATCGGGAAATAAATCAGTGTGATATGCAGGATAGATAGGAACAATATAAACTTTTGTATCTTGTGAAATAAAAGGAAAGCTTTTTTTAGGAGCTAATAAATTTATTTCTTGGTTTCTGTCAAAGTTCTTTGTTAGAACAATTTCGCCTGTTGATTTTTTAACTCCCGATTTTTCAAAGCCCCATTCTTCTAACAAATTTATTAGTCGGATTTGTTCGGCACTTTTTTCAAAAATTGTTACATAAATTTCATCCACTTTTGATTTTAGTGCATTGTCAAAAATTATTTTTAAAAAACGTTCGCCAATTTTAAATCCGTTGCTTGTTACTTTAAATGTTCCAATTTTTAATCTCTTTTTTGGTTTGAAAATTGGTTCTATATCAGAATAATTTTCAGTTTCATCCTCGGATTTGATATATAAAAATGCAGATAAAGAATTATTACTATAACAGATATAAGAAATCTCATCAGCTTTTTTGTTAAACCACTTATCAAACTCCTGATAATCTTCTCTAAAACT
This DNA window, taken from Chitinophagales bacterium, encodes the following:
- a CDS encoding sulfatase-like hydrolase/transferase — its product is MQPKYREFLFFNITSLLYILIAIPYLKYLDFEISCFPFAYLLILNFSHFFAIGYLALILYKILSLVSSGYKYKIILAALISSIIAWILYLDTIVYNLYRMHINIFTLELLLAKGGLNIYYLHKSQYAILIAIFILMFSSLFFLAKKIFTYDMNYCPVPKWLMVALVAMAMLTSHFIHGYSFVYNKTDNLRISSLYPLYFPTQNDEFFSKFRFSKFDSLVHKKPHITKVNEANFVYPREQIVAEKSENKNIILILIDSWRYLAFDSITMPNIFKFSEKCQVFENHFSGSNATRSGLFSLFYGIPGIYWESALNNNTRPVFINLLEEKNYLISTFSSASLMNPPFHRTIFWNVNNIDLTALSDAPHYNDNVITQNYIKHLTQNKKASKIPRFDFIFYDAMHSISHPSDFKGPFQPEWEYAKYEFLTNNTNPDKFYNLYKNSAYYVDSLVGMILKVLEKTNELENSIIILTGDHGQEFNDNKKNYWGHNGNYSRAQLHVPLLIYDKNLTPKKYSHWTFHYDVFPSILIDYFNVKNNLSSFSYGAYLYRKSQRKQILVGSSDDFAIISQDDILKIYYSGMYEFTDMKLNRKLDKIEFESVVKVLDSAQKFYIRY
- a CDS encoding response regulator transcription factor, with the translated sequence MATKKHLMLVEDDVNLGNMIYDSLEINDYTVTLYRNGEEAWNNFEKGKYDMLLLDIMMPKRDGISLAREVRKVDPMIPIIFLTAKGLKEDKILGFKVGADDYMTKPFEIDELVARIEAIFRRSQKGVNLEGKTEFVIGKYTFNLNSRTLTFEGVAQKLTTKEAGLLEQLCIQQNGVLTREIALKAVWGSDNYFTGRSMDVYITKIRKYLSKDSNIEIQNIHGEGYKLVVAQN
- a CDS encoding transglutaminase domain-containing protein; amino-acid sequence: MNWANKIILFFLCIATSIHAQVEDYVKKLEAKYPKENFITTLESKKFKIELKNNSPKVYLESYSETILMNDFLRGADEGSVGYSKFRKLTDVEAWTMTPVKDEYKKVKVAKYETKKELDNAIFHDDHEEKVFNYTELKRGAKRCLKSSYEFELPQMFDYVILMNQSSIEQYDVEVEVDNAITLNFKEYYLENKKFDFEKKVEKNKTIYKWRFKDLPKYKAESGSCDFLYFAPHIRFLISHYIGKNDDTIKVLQTPLDLYKFNYQFIANLKECSNPSYKKTIDSLIAGVSDDEIKAKKIYQWVQKNIKYIAFESGFQGYIPREADDIFTKKFGDCKDMANIIHKSFKYAKLDSVYLTWIGSDKLPYRIEEFPIPGVFNHMIAVWKHKGKNYILDATNSYTKWGLPSSFIQTKQAFIGLSPTAYEIYNIDPVSDEVNQKIITVRAKISGDTLKGSGSVKLTGYLKDYFIGRTDHLKGNDRFQYLKNFVQLGNNKFILQNQKEFNIDEIDSPYLVTFDFAILNYVSKIKDEIFINPYLEKYGSTDDLNDKRISDIKADFHSKQSIDIEIDMPEGYQVKYQPKNEFIEYDELFFTSELHVKEDKIKLYYEFVHDFIILPKSKYKILKDYQNKVLDLLSETISFKKIN
- a CDS encoding DUF3857 domain-containing protein; this translates as MTSSHLKTGLLLTFVICSIITQAQRFSYYNYNWKDTVEKFELSEQESKKPVVVVKEKRVTELVVDKAGVITFELKHTIKKVNTDHGIEKSNKVYIYESKRNEIISNKLRVINPNGNIIELTQEDIQEAVDETTKSKYKYYAVKGLEIGSIIEELVVTKSTASMNGKILPIQTSDYKKNVEVEIIYPSFLKFEVKTYNGLAKAIIDDTTFEKKIVHRIVANSIDELEDEKYSNYKANLQYLAYKLIANKAANSHNLNSFNSIAENVYALYNKELDRKSEKALQEYIAKFNFPENATLEDSIKTIEHAIKLDIVYMEDMPTANENLAQVIQSKKATEQDLTILYTNIFKVYGIKANPVITNNRFNYPFDHKFENVNQLEALLFYFPDSKKFICPASQSSRYPNFPYAYGSNYGLLIKTQDIGGTELVVKEMKKIEIPSNYGKDSLDITYDFTESMSQPKTKIVSTLYGHDAESFQFAFSFADDKQKKEMLESYIKNYCGETDLEYVHENGGKENLGQKPFIVSTEFTSNKLLEKNGENIILKLGESIGPQSELYQEKERVLPIEMPFPHTYKRHFKVIIPAEYEFNNLEALQMNHELKEGDKVSSAFYSSYKLEGNVLYIDVIEFYSKTNYPKSDYPAFKNVINAAADFNKIKIILTKKG
- a CDS encoding ASCH domain-containing protein is translated as MKVVLSIKPEFAFKIFDGTKKFEFRKSIFKDPRVKSVIVYASSPVQQVIGEFQIEHIHNHDLDTLWEMTQEHSGISEDFYYQYFADKEMGFAIEVKKPRKYRTPKCLREDFNLLPPQSFAYWTDK